In Neovison vison isolate M4711 chromosome 11, ASM_NN_V1, whole genome shotgun sequence, one genomic interval encodes:
- the FGG gene encoding fibrinogen gamma chain isoform X2 has product MTWSLNPQGLILYFYSLVLLPATCLAYVATRDNCCILDERFGSYCPTTCGIADFLSTYQTGVDNDLRSLEDHFTGIENKTAEAKELIKSIQVTYNPNEPPKPNRIVSATKDSKKMMEEIIKYEALVGSHESNIRFLQEIYNSNNQKINNLKQKVAQLEAKCQEPCRDTVQIHDTTGKDCQDIANKGAKESGLYFIKPLKANQQFLVYCEIDGSGNGWTVLQKRLDGSLDFKKNWIQYKEGFGHLSPTGNTEFWLGNEKIHLISTQSVIPYALRIQLEDWDGRTSTADYAMFKVGPEADKYRLTYAYFIGGDAGDAFDGYDFGDDPSDKFFTSHNGMQFSTWDNDNDKYEGNCAEQDGSGWWMNKCHAGHLNGVYYQGGTYSKSSTPNGYDNGIIWATWQSRWYSMKKTTMKIIPFNRLAIGEGQQHHLGGSKQAGDI; this is encoded by the exons ATGACTTGGTCCTTGAACCCCCAGGGTTTAATTCTCTACTTCTATTCTCTTGTACTGCTCCCTGCGACATGCCTGGCA TACGTTGCTACCAGAGACAACTGCTGCATCTTAGATGAAAGATTT GGTAGTTATTGCCCAACTACCTGTGGAATTGCAGATTTCCTGTCCACTTACCAAACCGGTGTAGACAATGATCTACGGAGTTTGGAAGACCACTTCACaggaattgaaaacaaaacagcagAAGCCAAAGAACTGATCAAGTCAATCCAAGTCACCTATAATCCCAATGAGCCACCAAAGCCAA ACAGGATTGTGAGTGCCACTAAGGATTCCAAGAAAATGatggaagaaattataaaatacgaGGCATTGGTTGGATCACACGAATCAAATATTCG atTTTTACAGGAAATATATAATTCAAATAACCAAAAGATCAATAACCTGAAACAGAAGGTAGCCCAGCTTGAAGCAAAGTGTCAGGAACCTTGCAGAGACACAGTACAAATACATGATACAACTGGGAAAG aTTGTCAAGACATTGCCAATAAGGGAGCCAAGGAGAGTGGGCTTTACTTTATCAAACCTCTGAAAGCTAACCAGCAGTTCTTAGTCTACTGTGAAATTGATGGATCTGGAAATGGATGGACAGTGCTGCAGAAG AGGCTTGATGGCAGTCTGGATTTCAAGAAAAATTGGATTCAATACAAAGAAGGAtttggacatctgtctccgaCTGGAAACACAGAATTTTGGCTGGGAAATGAGAAGATTCATTTGATAAGCACCCAGTCGGTCATACCATACGCATTAAGAATACAGTTGGAGGACTGGGATGGCAGAACCAG TACTGCAGACTATGCCATGTTCAAGGTGGGACCTGAAGCTGACAAATACCGCCTGACATATGCTTACTTTATTGGTGGAGATGCCGGAGATGCCTTTGATGGCTATGATTTTGGCGATGACCCTAGTGATAAATTTTTCACATCCCACAATGGCATGCAGTTCAGTACTTGGGACAACGACAATGATAAGTACGAAGGAAACTGCGCCGAACAAGACGGATCTGGTTGGTGGATGAACAAGTGTCATGCTGGCCACCTCAACGGAGTTTATTACCAAG GTGGCACTTACTCAAAATCATCTACTCCTAATGGTTATGATAATGGCATTATTTGGGCTACTTGGCAATCCCGATGGTATTCCATGAAGAAAACCACCATGAAAATAATCCCATTCAACAGATTAGCCATTGGAGAAGGACAGCAGCACCACCTAGGGGGATCCAAACAG GCTGGAGACATCTAA
- the FGG gene encoding fibrinogen gamma chain isoform X1: MTWSLNPQGLILYFYSLVLLPATCLAYVATRDNCCILDERFGSYCPTTCGIADFLSTYQTGVDNDLRSLEDHFTGIENKTAEAKELIKSIQVTYNPNEPPKPNRIVSATKDSKKMMEEIIKYEALVGSHESNIRFLQEIYNSNNQKINNLKQKVAQLEAKCQEPCRDTVQIHDTTGKDCQDIANKGAKESGLYFIKPLKANQQFLVYCEIDGSGNGWTVLQKRLDGSLDFKKNWIQYKEGFGHLSPTGNTEFWLGNEKIHLISTQSVIPYALRIQLEDWDGRTSTADYAMFKVGPEADKYRLTYAYFIGGDAGDAFDGYDFGDDPSDKFFTSHNGMQFSTWDNDNDKYEGNCAEQDGSGWWMNKCHAGHLNGVYYQGGTYSKSSTPNGYDNGIIWATWQSRWYSMKKTTMKIIPFNRLAIGEGQQHHLGGSKQVGPEHHVEIEYD; encoded by the exons ATGACTTGGTCCTTGAACCCCCAGGGTTTAATTCTCTACTTCTATTCTCTTGTACTGCTCCCTGCGACATGCCTGGCA TACGTTGCTACCAGAGACAACTGCTGCATCTTAGATGAAAGATTT GGTAGTTATTGCCCAACTACCTGTGGAATTGCAGATTTCCTGTCCACTTACCAAACCGGTGTAGACAATGATCTACGGAGTTTGGAAGACCACTTCACaggaattgaaaacaaaacagcagAAGCCAAAGAACTGATCAAGTCAATCCAAGTCACCTATAATCCCAATGAGCCACCAAAGCCAA ACAGGATTGTGAGTGCCACTAAGGATTCCAAGAAAATGatggaagaaattataaaatacgaGGCATTGGTTGGATCACACGAATCAAATATTCG atTTTTACAGGAAATATATAATTCAAATAACCAAAAGATCAATAACCTGAAACAGAAGGTAGCCCAGCTTGAAGCAAAGTGTCAGGAACCTTGCAGAGACACAGTACAAATACATGATACAACTGGGAAAG aTTGTCAAGACATTGCCAATAAGGGAGCCAAGGAGAGTGGGCTTTACTTTATCAAACCTCTGAAAGCTAACCAGCAGTTCTTAGTCTACTGTGAAATTGATGGATCTGGAAATGGATGGACAGTGCTGCAGAAG AGGCTTGATGGCAGTCTGGATTTCAAGAAAAATTGGATTCAATACAAAGAAGGAtttggacatctgtctccgaCTGGAAACACAGAATTTTGGCTGGGAAATGAGAAGATTCATTTGATAAGCACCCAGTCGGTCATACCATACGCATTAAGAATACAGTTGGAGGACTGGGATGGCAGAACCAG TACTGCAGACTATGCCATGTTCAAGGTGGGACCTGAAGCTGACAAATACCGCCTGACATATGCTTACTTTATTGGTGGAGATGCCGGAGATGCCTTTGATGGCTATGATTTTGGCGATGACCCTAGTGATAAATTTTTCACATCCCACAATGGCATGCAGTTCAGTACTTGGGACAACGACAATGATAAGTACGAAGGAAACTGCGCCGAACAAGACGGATCTGGTTGGTGGATGAACAAGTGTCATGCTGGCCACCTCAACGGAGTTTATTACCAAG GTGGCACTTACTCAAAATCATCTACTCCTAATGGTTATGATAATGGCATTATTTGGGCTACTTGGCAATCCCGATGGTATTCCATGAAGAAAACCACCATGAAAATAATCCCATTCAACAGATTAGCCATTGGAGAAGGACAGCAGCACCACCTAGGGGGATCCAAACAGGTTGGACCAGAACACCATGTTGAAATAGAATACGACTAA